A window from Gasterosteus aculeatus chromosome 14, fGasAcu3.hap1.1, whole genome shotgun sequence encodes these proteins:
- the rbp4l gene encoding retinol binding protein 4, like, protein MTSSKTALLLVLLSCVQHCLSASCVVDSFTVKGDFDPKRYAGKWYALQKKDPEGLFLQDNISAEYTIDDDGSMTASSKGRVTLFGFWVVCADMAAQYSVPDPASPGKMFMNYQGLASYLSSGGDNYWVIDTDYDNYAITYACRTLKEDGSCEDGYALIFSRNPRGLPPAIQRIVRQKQEDICLAGEFQPVLQSGAC, encoded by the exons ATGACATCCTCTAAAACGGCCCTGTTGCTGGTCTTGCTGTCCTGCGTGCAGCACTGCCTCTCTGCCTCCTGTGTCGTCGACAGCTTCACAGTCAAAGGGGACTTTGACCCCAAGAGG TATGCAGGAAAGTGGTACGCACTGCAGAAGAAAGATCCGGAGGGCCTGTTCCTGCAGGACAACATCTCGGCTGAGTACACCATTGATGATGACGGCTCCATGACCGCCTCCTCCAAGGGACGCGTCACTCTGTTCGG CTTCTGGGTGGTGTGTGCCGACATGGCCGCCCAGTACTCGGTCCCCGACCCCGCCAGCCCCGGCAAGATGTTCATGAACTACCAGGGACTGGCCAGCTACCTCTCCAGCGGAG GTGACAACTACTGGGTGATCGACACCGACTACGACAACTACGCCATCACCTACGCCTGCCGCACCCTGAAGGAAGACGGCAGCTGCGAGGACGGCTACGCCCTCATCTTCTCCAGGAACCCCCGCGGCCTCCCACCCGCCATCCAGCGCATCGTCCGCCAGAAACAGGAGGACATCTGCCTGGCGGGAGAGTTCCAGCCGGTGCTGCAGTCTGGAGCCTGctaa